TCCGGTACATCATAAAAGATGTAGAACTACCTGAGCATTGCCACATCGACGATAGACCAACTCGGAAAAGACCAGACAACTAAATATAGTAATCTGAGAAGATACATTACGGTTTCTTGGTATCTTGCGAATTAAGGCTCTGCACATTTTTGGGCGACTGCCACTTAAGGGAAAAAAGTATCACAAACGATAGAGACCAGAACGCCGTATCACCAGCAAGGTTTAGAGGTAGTATCTTGCTAATCGAAAGGCTGACCATCTCACCGCTACCGTATTTGGTTAACGACTCTAATTCAATCCAGACAAAAGGAAAGCCGTGACTGTGAACATAACTACAGATATTGGCTCCATTAGGGTCTGAGCACATTATCACATCATATCCTAGTCCGCCACCGCCAACAGGAATTGATGTCAAGGATATTGCTGCAATGCTCAGGATTAGCGATAGTACCACTTTTAGTGCGAACTTCAAACAGTAAACATCCTTTTAGCGAATTAAAATCCAAATGGGAGATGTGGATTGCAGAATATGTTTGTAGGAGTGCATACATTTACTTCAAAGTGCCATTCTCCTAGACCGTTAACGCCTATACCTGTTCCGAACAGGGCTAAGCTCAGCGATCCTCTAAAGGCAAACGGTGGAATGTCCTCTGGAATCATTGGACTAGAATGAACAAACGGTACTATCGGGAATAGCGTAAAAAACAAGACAACCGCAACAACTGCTCCCACAAGCTGTACGCGAAACTTCATTGTGTTAGAAATCTTAGGCAGTATCTAATAACACTAATGCCAATTCAGGCGCTAGGCTGGGTCAAATAACTTAACAGCACCGACCACTACAAAAGACTTGGTACCCCTTCAATCTGGTTTAGGTCATCCCAAGTAACTTAACAGTAGCCATGAGCCTAAACGTCAGATTAATCGTGAAGGTTTAATTCATAGACGCTTAGACATATCCGCTGAGCTGAGCTGAGAAAGTTGCCGAGAGAAGAGAGCTTCGACCACCACGCCTTCCTTTCACCCTTCACTTGGCGGTATGGAAGCGAAGAGATGCGGCGAATCTTCTCAGAAATCGAGACCCGAGCTCAATGGCGAAAGCTCTGGACAAGCCTCGCTGAAGCACAGTCAGAGTACGGCCTAGTCAGCAAGAAGGAGGTTGCGGATCTTCGATCTAAAATGGCGTCTGCAAACATCGATTTGAAAAGGGCGCACGAGATTGAAGAGGAGATTAAGCACGATTTGATGGCCGAGATCAGAACATACGCGGAGCAGACCCCTGTCGGCGGCGGCAAAATTCATCTCGGAGCCACCTCAGCTGATATTGAAGACAATATCGACGCTTTGAAGATGCTGCGGGCCACAGACATCATCCTGACGCGTCTAGCTAACTGCCTCGAAGCGATGGCTAGCAACGTCACGAAGTACGCGGATCTTCCATGCATAGGCTGGACCCATCTGCAACCAGCTGAGCCGACTACGCTCGGGTACCGCTTCGCGCTCTATGCTCAAGACTTAACTTTAGACATCAAAAACTTGGAGAACCTCAAGCAGCACTTCATCAAAGGCAAAGGGTTGAAGGGTGCAGTAGGAACCGCGGCCAGCTACAAGACGTTGCTAAAGGACGCGGCTGAGCCCTCTGAGCTTGAAGCTAAAGTGATGAAGAAACTAGGCTTAGAGGCCTTCCCGATAGCGTCGCAGACCTATCCTCGGAAGATGGATTTTCTGGTTCTCTCAGCCCTAGCAGCGGTGGCTCAAAGCGCACATAAATTCGGATTAGATCTCCGGGTTCTGCAGTCCCCCGTTTTCGGCGAGCTCTCAGAGCCGATAGGTCGCTCTCAAGTCGGCTCATCAACAATGGCCTTCAAACGTAACCCCGTGGCCGCTGAACGAATGTGCTCACTCGCCCGATACGTAT
This window of the Nitrososphaerota archaeon genome carries:
- the purB gene encoding adenylosuccinate lyase, whose amino-acid sequence is MPREESFDHHAFLSPFTWRYGSEEMRRIFSEIETRAQWRKLWTSLAEAQSEYGLVSKKEVADLRSKMASANIDLKRAHEIEEEIKHDLMAEIRTYAEQTPVGGGKIHLGATSADIEDNIDALKMLRATDIILTRLANCLEAMASNVTKYADLPCIGWTHLQPAEPTTLGYRFALYAQDLTLDIKNLENLKQHFIKGKGLKGAVGTAASYKTLLKDAAEPSELEAKVMKKLGLEAFPIASQTYPRKMDFLVLSALAAVAQSAHKFGLDLRVLQSPVFGELSEPIGRSQVGSSTMAFKRNPVAAERMCSLARYVSTLPTVSFMNAANSVLERTLDESANRRIIIPEAFLAVDECLTIYQKIARKLVVNTAIIERNLSRFGVFAGTETIMVEMVKKGGDRQKIHEKIRQYSFKGWDEVMNGRENPLEKLLSSDPEISKAITRNQLKKMLNPSNYTGDASNRAKKFVKETVDPILLRNADRLKQKTETRF